Within Microbacterium oryzae, the genomic segment CTCGTCGAAGCCTGACCCGGGAACAGCGGAGCGCCATCCGCTGTTCTCCCCGATAGCACTGCTGAAAGAAGGAGATCTCATGAGCAACGTCAAGGCCACCACCTCGGCCACTTTCGAGCAGGATGTGCTCCAGGCCGACGGCCCGGTGCTCGTCGACTTCTGGGCCGCCTGGTGCGGTCCGTGCCGCATGGTCGCGCCCGTCCTCGACGAGATCCAGTCGGAGAACCCCGACAAGATCACGATCGTCAAGCTGAACGTGGATGAGAACCCCGACCTGGCCATGAAGTACCAGATCACGTCGATCCCGGCGATGAAGGTCTTCCAGAACGGCGAGGTCGCCTCGACCATCATCGGCGCCAAGCCGAAGTTCGCCCTCGAGCAGGACCTCGCGCCCTACCTCGCGTAAGACGCCCTGCACTTCCCGTGAAGCCTCGGACTCCGGTCCGGGGCTTCTCGGCGTCTCAGGCCCGATCTGAGGCAGTCAGCCTCGGTCGACGACGCGCACGACCGCGTCCCAGCGCCGGTGCGTGTTCTCCTGCCCGACGAGGCGCCAGACGGCCTTCGTGAGCTCGGGATACTCCGCGGCGATCAACCGCAGCACGCGCTGATTGCGGGCGTGCGTCGGACGCAGGCCGCCATCGGCCTCGATGTGCTCGGCGCGGAGCGTGAAGACGACGAGCTCATCGACGGTGGGCAGGTCCTCCATGAAGTCCCAGGGATCCTCGCCCTCGCGCAGCCGCTCGTGGATGAGGGCCGCAAGCTCGTCCTTCGCCTCCGCGCGCAGGACCTCGACGCTGGCGCGTCGACGGGGAAGCGAACGGTCGGGGAGATCCACCTGTCCAGGGTACGCGTGTGCGCCCGGCCCAGGGCCGGGCGCACACGTCGAGCAGCGGCTCTCAGTGGTTCTGCAGTCGGTCGATGAGCTCGCCCTTGCGCAGCTTCGAGTAGCCGGTCATGCCCAGCTCCTTGGCCCGCTTGCGCAGTTCCGGAACGGTGCGGTCCTCATAGCTCTCCGCGTGGCCACCGCGCTCTCCGACGGCGCTCCGGCCATCCCGCGCGGCCGCGTTGGCGATGCGAGCGGCCTTCTCTGCCGATGCGCCGTCGTCGCGGAGCTTCTCGTAGAGCTCCTCGTCCTTGATCCTCGGATTCGGCATGTCGTCTCCGCTCTCAGAAGGGGCGGCCTCCGGTCACGGGGATGACCGCGCCGGTGACATAGGTCGACTCGTCGCTCGCGAGGTAGACGTACGCGCCCGCGAGCTCCGCCGGCTGCCCCGCCCGGCCGAGGGGCGTGTCGGAGCCGAAGGTCTGCACCTTCTCCGAGGGGAACCCGGTGGCGGGGATGAGCGGCGTCCAGATGGGTCCGGGAGCGACGGCGTTGACGCGGATGCCCTTCTCCGCGAGCTCCTGCGCGAGGGCCTGCGTGTACGCGACGAGCGCCGCCTTGCTCATGGCGTAGTCGAGCAGGCCGGGCGAAGGCTCGGACGCCTGAATGGACGTCGTCACGATGATCGAGCCGCCGGCGGGCATCTGCGGCACGGTCTCACGCGCGAGGACGATCGCCGAGATGAGGTTCGTCCGGAAGACCTTCTCCACCTCCGCGACCTGCATCGAGTCGATTCCCTCGCGCTGGCGCTGGTACGCCGCGTTCGGAATGAGGATGTCGATGCCACCGAGCGCCTCGCGTGCTGCCCGCACGAGCTCCACCGTCTCCTGCTCGGACGTCAGGTCGACGGGGAACGTCGCGCAGACGCGCCCCTCGGCTTCGACGAGGCGCCGGGTCTCCTCAGCGTCCGCGTTCTCCTCGGGCAGGTAGGCGATGGCCACGTCGGCGCCCTCACGGGCGTAGGCGATCGCCACCGCGCGCCCGATGCCGGAGTCTCCACCGGTGATGAGCGCCTTGCGACCCGTGAGCCTCCCCCGACCCACCCAGCTGTCCTCGCCGTGATCTGGCTCGGGCGTCATGTCCTCGGTCAGGCCCGGCTGGTCCGGCTGCTCCTGCTCAGGGAACGGTCCCCCCGACTTGGCGTCGCGCGGATCCGCGCCACCCTGCGCTGCGGTGCTTCCTGCATTCTCGGTCGTGCTCATGCGGCTTCGTCCCCCCGGCTCGGATTCGACAGGTCGTGCACTGCCGACGCTACGAAGCGCGGGAGACGGCCGCACCCCCTTGACGGGGCCGCGACCGATGACCTAGTTCCGCGGAGAACGGCTGCGATCAGTCCTGGTAGGCGGTCTCGCCGAGCTCCTCGAGCATCCGATTCAGGTCCTGGATGGACGCGAAATCGATTGTGACCTGGCCTTTTCGCGCCGTCAGCTTGATCTTCACCTTCGTGCTCAGCCGGTCCCCGAGCCGATTGGCCACGTCGTCGAGGTACGCGCGGCGCGCGCCTCCCTGCGGACGCGTCGTGCGCGTCGGCGAAAGCGAGCCGACAGCCGTGATCTGCTTGGCGGCGGCTTCGGCAGCGCGCACAGACAGATCCTCGTTCACGATCTTGTCCGCGAGCTGCTGCATCTGCTCCTCGGTCTCGAGAGAGAGGATGGCCCGTGCGTGCCCTGCGGACAGGACGCCGACGGCGACGCGCTGCTGCACCGGGACGGGAAGGCGCAGCAGGCGGATGGTGTTGCTGATCTGCGGCCGAGAGCGGCCGATGCGCTGCGCCAGCTGCTCCTGCGTGATGCCGAAGTCCTCGAGCAGCTGCTGGTAGGCGGATGCCTCTTCCAGGGGGTTCAGCTGCGAACGGTGGAGGTTCTCGAGGAGAGCGTCCCGCAGAAGGTCTTCGTCTGCGGTGTCGCGGATGATCGCGGGAATCTCCGTCAGACCGGCGTCGCGCGACGCACGGGTTCGCCGCTCGCCCATGATGAGCTCGTACGTGCCGTCGCCCTTGTCGCGCACGACGACGGGCTGCAGCACACCGAACTGCTTGACACTGTGGACGAGTTCGGCGAGATCGTCGGGATCGAAGTTCGTGCGCGGCTGACGGGGGTTCGGCACGATGGAGGCGGGATCGATGTGCACGAGCCGGGCTCCGGGCACCGCGATGAGATCATCCGCGGCGGGGGCGGTCGGCGCCTGGCGCGCCTCACTCCCCTGCTTCTTCGTGCGGGAGGACGGCGTCTTGGTGTCGACCGGCGCGGAGGACGAGAAGAAGACGTCGACAGGACGCTCGTCGCTCAGCTCCGACGTGGGGATCAGCGCGCCGATTCCACGCCCTAGACCAGTTCGTTTCGCCATCAGGCTCTTCCTTCCTCGGCACCGGCGACGCCACGTCGCACGATCTCCAGCGCTGCTTCGCGGTACGCGATCGCGCCCGCGGAATTGCCGTCATATGAGATGACCGTCTTGCCAAAGCTCGGCGCTTCGGACACACGCACGGACCGTGGGATGACGGTCTCCAGCACCTCGCCCGAGAAGTGCCCGCGCACCTCGTCGGCGACCTGCTGCGAGAGGCGCGTTCGCGCGTCGAACATCGTGAGCAGGATGGTCGTCAGCCGCAGACGGGGATTCAGATGCTTCTGGATGAGCTGGACGTTGCCCAGCAGCTGACTCAAGCCCTCGAGGGCGTAGTACTCGCACTGAATGGGGAGGAAGACCTCCGTCGCAGCGGTGAAGGCATTGATCGTGAGCAGCCCGAGAGACGGCGGGCAGTCGATGAGCACGAAATCGAGAGGCTCGTCGCGATGCTTGAGGTACTCCGCGAGGGCGGTCTTCAGACGCTGCTCGCGGGCCACCTGCGTGACAAGCTCGATCTCCGCGCCGGCGAGGTGAATGGTGCTCGGCGCACACAGAAGGCGCTCGTTCTCCGGGCTCGGCTGGATGACATCCGCAAGCGCGACGTCTTCGATGAGCACGTCGTACACGCTCGGAGTCTCCGCCGAGTGCGGGATGCCGAGCGCCGTGGATGCGTTGCCCTGAGGATCCAGATCGATCACCAGCACCTGCCCGCCGAGCGAGGCAAGGGCCGCTGCGATGTTGACGGTGGTCGTGGTCTTTCCCACCCCGCCCTTCTGGTTCGAGATCGTCATGACTCTCGTCGCACCAGAGAACGACACCTGCGTCTTCTCGAGGGCCCGACGGCGTGCCGACAGATTCGCCAGTTCTCGCGCGATCGGGCTGTCATCGGGCTGTGACACGTTCCCGGACTGTTTCACGTGAAACACTCATCCCTTCGCTGCGGTCAGGCCTCTCCTACTCTAACCGGCACACCGGCCAGCTCCCCGCATTGCGCGGCACCCTCGTCGGGACCCACAACGCGGTGCGATGCATTGGGAGCATCGCCTTTCCGCGGAACCCACGCGGTGGAGAGGGCCGTTTCACGTGAAACATCAAGCGTCCTGCGGCATCCATGCAGCCACCGGAGCGGGCGGTACAGGGATCCCGGCTGCGGGCGCGAAGCCGCGGGTGCGGGCGCGACAGGGCAGCCATCTCGCCTCGCTCCTCCTGCCACTAGACGCAAGGGGGCGCTTCGGAACCAGTCCTGGGTGTGACCTGGCGATATATTGCTGTGGTCGGGAGATCGGAGATCGAGAGTTGGACGAGGGCCGAACCGTGGAGCACGGTGGCACCCACGGCGCCATCGTCAACCTTGGTGCGGCCGATGTTTCACGTGAAACGTGGGCGCTGACCCCACAGAGGCGGATGCCCCGCCAGTTTCGCACTGGCATGATGCTCGAACGAGGCCTGCAGGCGTTCCTTCTCGTCGCCCGGCCGAGCGTTCACCACCCCACGCTAATCACACTTGATGACCTAGAAAGCGCGGCTGCCCGTCGAGGTACTGGGTACACAGCCGACGAGGCGCTCGTCCGCGACTTCGTATGCAGCGCTGTGGCACCCCGGTACGAGCGTTTCACGTGAAACGGTGGCGTGCGGCGCCGGCCGTGAGTACTACGCTGCCGCCCACGACGATCGCTTCGTCGAGGCCGCGCACTGAACGCGTGCGATGTGCGCTGGACCGCGTCACCCGACCGTACCGGTCCCTCAGTCGCGTTGAGGAGACGGTATGCCCGTCCGCCCTGCCCCCGCAGATGTTCGCGTCGGCCGCTCCCGCCGCGCCTGCGCGCTGGCTGTGTCGACGGTGGCCCGCAAGCGCACGGTGGGAACGCGCAAACAGTGCCGTCGGACGCGCCTGCCGCCAACCACTATTCTCGCCCGCGGCGGGACGCGATCCCGCGGGGTCGTCCGCGTGCGATGACGCACAGG encodes:
- the trxA gene encoding thioredoxin, which codes for MSNVKATTSATFEQDVLQADGPVLVDFWAAWCGPCRMVAPVLDEIQSENPDKITIVKLNVDENPDLAMKYQITSIPAMKVFQNGEVASTIIGAKPKFALEQDLAPYLA
- a CDS encoding tryptophan synthase subunit alpha, encoding MDLPDRSLPRRRASVEVLRAEAKDELAALIHERLREGEDPWDFMEDLPTVDELVVFTLRAEHIEADGGLRPTHARNQRVLRLIAAEYPELTKAVWRLVGQENTHRRWDAVVRVVDRG
- a CDS encoding DUF7218 family protein, with translation MPNPRIKDEELYEKLRDDGASAEKAARIANAAARDGRSAVGERGGHAESYEDRTVPELRKRAKELGMTGYSKLRKGELIDRLQNH
- a CDS encoding SDR family oxidoreductase, producing the protein MSTTENAGSTAAQGGADPRDAKSGGPFPEQEQPDQPGLTEDMTPEPDHGEDSWVGRGRLTGRKALITGGDSGIGRAVAIAYAREGADVAIAYLPEENADAEETRRLVEAEGRVCATFPVDLTSEQETVELVRAAREALGGIDILIPNAAYQRQREGIDSMQVAEVEKVFRTNLISAIVLARETVPQMPAGGSIIVTTSIQASEPSPGLLDYAMSKAALVAYTQALAQELAEKGIRVNAVAPGPIWTPLIPATGFPSEKVQTFGSDTPLGRAGQPAELAGAYVYLASDESTYVTGAVIPVTGGRPF
- a CDS encoding ParB/RepB/Spo0J family partition protein: MAKRTGLGRGIGALIPTSELSDERPVDVFFSSSAPVDTKTPSSRTKKQGSEARQAPTAPAADDLIAVPGARLVHIDPASIVPNPRQPRTNFDPDDLAELVHSVKQFGVLQPVVVRDKGDGTYELIMGERRTRASRDAGLTEIPAIIRDTADEDLLRDALLENLHRSQLNPLEEASAYQQLLEDFGITQEQLAQRIGRSRPQISNTIRLLRLPVPVQQRVAVGVLSAGHARAILSLETEEQMQQLADKIVNEDLSVRAAEAAAKQITAVGSLSPTRTTRPQGGARRAYLDDVANRLGDRLSTKVKIKLTARKGQVTIDFASIQDLNRMLEELGETAYQD
- a CDS encoding ParA family protein, with protein sequence MFHVKQSGNVSQPDDSPIARELANLSARRRALEKTQVSFSGATRVMTISNQKGGVGKTTTTVNIAAALASLGGQVLVIDLDPQGNASTALGIPHSAETPSVYDVLIEDVALADVIQPSPENERLLCAPSTIHLAGAEIELVTQVAREQRLKTALAEYLKHRDEPLDFVLIDCPPSLGLLTINAFTAATEVFLPIQCEYYALEGLSQLLGNVQLIQKHLNPRLRLTTILLTMFDARTRLSQQVADEVRGHFSGEVLETVIPRSVRVSEAPSFGKTVISYDGNSAGAIAYREAALEIVRRGVAGAEEGRA